The Sinomicrobium kalidii genome contains a region encoding:
- a CDS encoding sigma-70 family RNA polymerase sigma factor produces MKTKRNLTIGGPEFSDVRLFRSIKEGDYEAMDIFFNRYYNSLCRFGLLYESNADIVEEEVADVFIQLWNRRERLDEVMNPRSYVYVMTKNRMKKRVKTDHYHESMDETSGLKLALPSVEEQIIEKEQKEIDRSKISEILDDIPKKSRLIFELSRVDGLKYREISELLNISPRTVENHMATAMKSISRSLLAHNRENR; encoded by the coding sequence ATGAAAACTAAGCGAAATCTGACGATCGGTGGTCCGGAATTTTCGGATGTCCGGTTGTTCCGCAGTATAAAAGAAGGAGACTATGAAGCCATGGATATCTTTTTTAACCGGTATTACAACAGCTTATGCCGTTTCGGACTGTTGTACGAAAGCAATGCGGATATCGTGGAAGAAGAGGTTGCCGATGTTTTTATTCAGTTGTGGAACAGGCGTGAGCGGCTGGATGAAGTGATGAATCCGAGATCATATGTGTATGTCATGACCAAGAACCGGATGAAAAAACGGGTAAAAACAGACCACTACCACGAAAGTATGGACGAGACATCCGGGCTGAAACTTGCCCTGCCGAGTGTGGAAGAACAGATCATTGAAAAGGAGCAAAAAGAGATCGACCGGAGCAAGATCAGTGAAATACTGGACGACATCCCGAAAAAATCCAGGCTGATCTTTGAGCTTAGCAGGGTAGACGGACTAAAATACAGGGAAATATCGGAATTACTGAACATTTCGCCCCGGACCGTTGAAAACCATATGGCTACGGCCATGAAATCCATAAGCCGGTCATTGCTTGCCCATAATCGGGAAAACAGGTAG
- a CDS encoding DUF3526 domain-containing protein, translating into MMHLFGIIFRFEWRQLTRRATPVLALLFFFGTGAYSLYNGKKFVGHQLDGLDSLEQNYRDHRRDLLARFQADTTTAEGKKIAAQAGIPQVVEYRNPPYAAFPPYRLSTMAIGQRDLLPYFDIVTSKRNTFSSPGTTITNPEKLASGNFDFSFLLIYLFPLLLMVWSYDVYAGEVEQGTDKLLTVQGADIRRIMAFKLLFRFLWVCAIAWGVSIAGFWIHSKVTGLTVTDVLLWLFGITLYLLFWYAVTWLVILRKKSSRLTMVRLLGIWFILTFLLPAIGHKIVEVTHPMPSRTELIAAQREEIEHTWEMPIPQLLDTFYLNNPKYAELKSPGDTARYGNKRFVAYYDLLGRRMNRHVKKYRKKAEEHNALLRKLGWLSPVIQMQTFLNAVARTGLEDYLDYREQVGAFQDKWVAHINNYMLYEKKLQENDIRNLPHFELREKPGRWIAILIQGLPVVLVVVLLFLVAKRKTI; encoded by the coding sequence ATGATGCATCTTTTCGGTATAATTTTTCGGTTTGAATGGCGGCAGCTCACCCGCCGGGCGACCCCTGTACTGGCCTTGTTATTTTTCTTCGGCACCGGGGCTTACAGTTTGTACAACGGGAAAAAGTTTGTCGGTCACCAACTGGATGGACTGGACAGCCTGGAGCAGAATTACCGGGACCACAGGCGTGACCTGCTCGCTCGTTTTCAGGCAGACACCACAACTGCGGAAGGAAAAAAAATAGCCGCACAAGCCGGGATACCGCAGGTAGTGGAGTACCGCAATCCGCCTTATGCTGCTTTTCCCCCGTACAGGCTTTCGACTATGGCTATCGGACAGCGCGACCTTCTGCCGTATTTTGATATTGTGACCAGTAAAAGGAATACGTTCTCTTCACCCGGGACTACCATCACCAATCCGGAAAAGCTCGCTTCCGGAAATTTCGATTTTTCCTTTTTGCTGATCTATTTGTTTCCGCTCCTTCTCATGGTGTGGAGTTATGATGTATATGCCGGCGAAGTGGAACAAGGAACGGATAAACTGCTGACCGTTCAGGGGGCCGATATAAGACGGATCATGGCCTTTAAACTGTTATTCCGTTTTTTATGGGTTTGCGCTATAGCCTGGGGGGTGAGCATTGCGGGGTTTTGGATACATTCGAAAGTTACCGGGCTTACGGTCACCGATGTCCTGTTATGGCTGTTCGGGATTACCCTGTACCTGTTATTCTGGTATGCTGTGACCTGGCTGGTGATCCTCCGAAAAAAATCTTCCCGGCTTACGATGGTACGCTTACTGGGGATATGGTTTATACTAACCTTCCTGTTGCCCGCCATAGGGCATAAAATTGTTGAGGTCACCCATCCCATGCCATCCCGCACGGAGCTGATCGCTGCCCAAAGGGAAGAAATAGAGCATACCTGGGAGATGCCAATTCCCCAGCTGCTGGACACTTTTTATTTAAACAATCCGAAATACGCCGAACTGAAAAGTCCCGGGGATACTGCCCGTTACGGGAACAAGAGGTTTGTAGCTTATTACGATCTGTTGGGGCGGAGGATGAACAGGCATGTGAAAAAATACCGTAAAAAGGCGGAGGAGCACAATGCATTGCTCCGCAAACTCGGTTGGCTTAGCCCTGTAATACAGATGCAGACCTTTTTAAATGCCGTGGCCCGGACCGGTCTGGAAGACTACCTGGATTACCGGGAACAGGTAGGGGCTTTTCAGGACAAGTGGGTCGCCCATATAAACAACTACATGCTGTACGAAAAAAAACTACAAGAGAATGATATACGCAATTTGCCGCACTTTGAGCTTCGCGAAAAACCCGGGAGATGGATAGCTATTCTTATACAGGGCCTTCCGGTTGTCCTTGTTGTCGTGCTGCTTTTTCTGGTGGCCAAACGCAAGACCATATAA
- a CDS encoding SusC/RagA family TonB-linked outer membrane protein: protein MRNSMLLTALFIVNVCARANHETPQTRLTPPINKEVHQNRWVNLNLKNVTVRKVFQLIEKQTHRKFIYMSDQEFLKKRITVHINSKELEEALSILKSEVNVDFRITDNGILVKELSARETKYSQEKRKVSGTVRDEDGIPVAGANIFIEGTSTGTISDFDGNFSLLIPGDARTISVTFLGYKRRDIDVTGKTEVTVVLQEDASRLEEVVVVGYGTESRKNVTASISSVEPEELKALPRSNVVEMLEGRLPGVQIMSDNSPGGGTSIRVRGFSTINNNDPLVIIDGIPASNGLNSINPLDIETIQVLKDAASASIYGSRAANGVVVITTKKGGNRDIYEIKVDGYAGIQSAFNLPRMLNAQQYGDLLWQATKNDGQVPSHDIYGDDPDNPVIPQWLNEEQTIPGADVNWIEEIMQPAVVQSYNISLAKGDERGQHTFSLGYFDQEGIIKYTGFKRFSARFNSSYKLKDFLTIGENFTASYTEQVSTGTNSALGSIVYDALQFPSIVPVKDINGNYGGNPINDLGNPLGNLYRGKDNKRKRVQALGNVYASLNLSDFTLKTSFGIDYQSYNYRGFSPEYDEILSQNNINSLSTGNSFNYQLTWSNTLNYKKSFDLHNIDILFGQESIAYYNESFDASRQNFLYEDPSFRYLTFGTDNQLNSGSAGEWALNSYFGRVNYNFDEKYLLSATVRIDGTSRLANNNWDTFPAVSGGWRLDREDFFDLGDTFTAFLLRASWGQTGNQQVPAYSTVDSYSNNNAYSDYAVGGGQNSVATGLSQTRVPNPGLEWETTTQTTVGVDLGFFGNKLNVTAEYYNKVTEDILVYKPVPLTYGGTNDGQWVNDGQMKNRGFELDITYADNTGDFGYSISMNLTGYKNELTQLESTGYLGIPSSSLHSVNFDQEVSRSAVGQPIGSFFGYVAEGLFRSQEEVNSHAAQPDALPGDIRFRDINGDGTIDDADRTFIGSPHPDLMLGFNVNLNYKRFDLGMFFNGSFGNDLYNLTKYKTHFFNQAAYNKDASLVNAWSPENPGSGIPRLSLDDPNNNIRPSSYYVENGSYFKLNNLQLGYTFDSESMAGMQLRVYAQANNVFTITGYSGMTPQIGLQNYSSSNRNLDIGVDRGIYPPSRTVSMGFNLTF, encoded by the coding sequence ATGAGAAACAGTATGTTATTAACCGCCCTGTTCATAGTAAATGTATGTGCCCGGGCTAATCATGAAACACCTCAAACCCGTCTCACACCGCCGATAAACAAGGAGGTACATCAGAACAGGTGGGTGAATCTGAACCTGAAGAATGTAACGGTGCGGAAAGTATTTCAGCTTATTGAGAAGCAGACCCACCGGAAATTCATTTATATGTCGGACCAGGAATTCCTGAAAAAAAGGATAACCGTCCACATCAATAGCAAGGAACTGGAAGAAGCCCTGTCGATCCTGAAATCGGAAGTGAATGTGGATTTTCGGATCACGGATAACGGCATCCTGGTAAAGGAACTTTCTGCCCGGGAAACCAAATATTCACAGGAAAAAAGAAAAGTATCCGGTACCGTAAGGGACGAGGACGGGATTCCGGTGGCGGGAGCCAATATTTTTATCGAGGGGACCTCCACAGGGACCATTTCCGATTTTGACGGCAATTTTTCATTGCTTATTCCCGGGGATGCCCGGACGATCTCCGTGACTTTCCTGGGCTATAAACGCCGGGACATTGATGTAACGGGTAAGACAGAAGTTACCGTAGTGCTGCAGGAAGACGCTTCCAGGCTGGAAGAAGTGGTGGTTGTAGGTTACGGCACCGAAAGCAGGAAAAATGTGACTGCATCGATTTCTTCGGTAGAACCCGAAGAACTGAAAGCGCTTCCCCGCTCTAATGTGGTGGAAATGCTGGAAGGCCGCTTGCCCGGAGTACAGATCATGAGCGATAACAGCCCCGGTGGAGGAACTTCCATACGGGTACGCGGGTTCAGTACCATTAACAATAACGACCCCCTGGTGATTATTGACGGGATACCTGCTTCCAACGGCCTGAACAGCATAAACCCGCTGGATATTGAAACGATACAGGTGTTAAAGGATGCGGCCTCGGCTTCCATATACGGTTCCCGCGCCGCTAACGGTGTGGTGGTGATCACCACCAAAAAAGGGGGGAACAGGGATATATACGAAATCAAGGTGGACGGCTATGCAGGGATTCAATCGGCGTTTAACCTCCCGCGGATGCTGAATGCACAACAATACGGCGATCTGCTGTGGCAGGCCACCAAAAATGACGGACAGGTCCCTTCACACGATATATATGGGGACGATCCGGACAATCCCGTGATCCCGCAATGGCTGAATGAAGAACAAACCATCCCGGGTGCCGATGTCAACTGGATTGAAGAGATCATGCAGCCCGCCGTGGTACAGTCGTATAACATTTCCCTGGCCAAAGGCGACGAACGGGGGCAACATACCTTTTCACTGGGCTATTTCGATCAGGAAGGAATTATAAAATACACGGGGTTTAAACGCTTTTCCGCCCGGTTTAATTCCAGTTATAAGCTGAAGGATTTTTTGACTATCGGGGAAAACTTCACCGCTTCCTATACCGAACAGGTGAGTACGGGGACCAATAGTGCGCTGGGAAGTATCGTTTACGATGCCCTGCAGTTCCCTTCCATTGTCCCGGTAAAGGATATTAACGGTAACTACGGCGGAAACCCGATCAATGACCTCGGAAATCCCCTGGGGAACCTGTACAGGGGTAAGGATAACAAAAGAAAGCGTGTACAGGCTTTGGGGAATGTTTACGCCAGTCTGAACCTCAGTGATTTTACCCTGAAAACTTCTTTCGGGATCGATTACCAGAGTTATAATTATCGTGGGTTTTCACCCGAGTATGACGAGATCCTTTCCCAGAACAATATCAATTCCCTGAGTACCGGTAATAGCTTCAACTACCAGTTAACCTGGTCGAATACCCTGAATTACAAAAAGAGTTTTGACCTGCACAATATAGATATCCTTTTCGGGCAGGAATCCATAGCATACTATAATGAAAGCTTCGATGCCTCACGGCAGAATTTCCTGTATGAAGATCCCAGCTTTCGCTACCTGACTTTCGGAACGGATAACCAACTGAACTCGGGGAGTGCCGGTGAATGGGCATTGAACTCTTATTTCGGAAGGGTAAATTACAATTTTGATGAGAAATATCTGCTGAGCGCTACCGTACGGATAGACGGAACCTCCAGGCTGGCGAATAATAACTGGGATACTTTTCCCGCAGTTTCTGGCGGGTGGCGACTGGATCGCGAAGATTTCTTTGACCTCGGTGATACATTCACGGCATTTCTGTTACGGGCAAGCTGGGGACAGACCGGGAACCAGCAGGTGCCGGCTTATTCCACGGTGGACAGTTACAGCAATAATAATGCATATTCCGACTATGCTGTCGGGGGCGGTCAGAATTCGGTGGCTACCGGTCTGAGCCAGACCAGGGTTCCCAATCCCGGGCTCGAATGGGAAACCACCACACAAACAACGGTGGGGGTAGACCTTGGTTTTTTTGGCAATAAGCTGAATGTTACCGCAGAATACTACAACAAGGTCACGGAAGACATCCTTGTGTACAAACCCGTGCCGCTTACCTACGGAGGAACCAACGACGGGCAATGGGTCAATGACGGACAGATGAAGAACCGCGGATTTGAACTGGACATCACCTATGCCGATAACACGGGCGACTTTGGGTACAGTATATCCATGAACCTTACGGGGTATAAAAATGAACTGACCCAACTCGAAAGTACCGGATACCTCGGAATCCCCAGTTCTTCCCTCCACAGTGTAAACTTCGATCAGGAAGTCTCCCGTAGTGCTGTCGGGCAGCCCATAGGCTCTTTCTTCGGGTATGTGGCCGAAGGACTGTTCCGCAGTCAGGAAGAAGTGAATAGTCATGCTGCACAACCCGATGCGTTACCGGGAGATATCCGGTTCAGGGATATCAATGGAGACGGGACCATAGACGATGCCGACCGGACCTTTATAGGGTCGCCGCACCCTGACCTGATGCTCGGGTTTAATGTCAACCTGAATTATAAAAGGTTTGACCTCGGCATGTTTTTCAACGGCAGTTTCGGCAATGACCTGTATAACCTTACCAAGTACAAAACCCACTTTTTTAACCAGGCCGCTTATAACAAAGATGCCTCGCTGGTCAATGCCTGGTCTCCGGAAAACCCCGGTTCCGGTATTCCGAGGCTTTCACTGGACGATCCCAACAACAATATCCGGCCTTCTTCCTATTATGTAGAGAACGGCTCTTATTTTAAACTGAACAATTTACAGCTGGGCTATACGTTTGACTCCGAATCCATGGCAGGCATGCAGCTCCGGGTTTATGCCCAGGCCAATAATGTATTTACCATTACCGGTTACAGCGGGATGACCCCGCAAATAGGCCTGCAAAATTATTCGTCCAGCAACCGGAACCTGGATATAGGCGTAGACCGTGGTATATATCCGCCGTCCAGGACCGTAAGTATGGGCTTTAACCTAACCTTTTAA
- a CDS encoding FecR family protein yields the protein MSESTPKELKCIRYITGEMDQEDRPLFEVELMLDDELRDIYENYRTIWENYPEATLRFNKHSSGRKLRKKIRYGKNNFGSFFSRNRIITVGGGVMALLCLGLYLVTKRPPVYTNHRIAGQGQRLAVTLPDSTKVVINSGGEIRYPNTFEDSRDVWLRGEAFFEVKHDKTIPFVVHTDDMDVKVLGTQFNVNCGGHNTVVSLEKGKVNVLIKQSSDEIHLLPSEELVLDRKSGEVIKRNFDVQKVTAWKDNMLLLDDIPFGDAVHLIGRFYGVHFSVAPEIRQKRITGAFKDQDLDEFIRSLEFISDVTVVRDTQNNYTIIQTNEN from the coding sequence ATGTCGGAAAGTACGCCGAAGGAGTTGAAATGTATCCGGTATATCACCGGGGAAATGGATCAGGAAGACCGCCCGCTGTTTGAGGTGGAACTTATGCTGGACGACGAACTCCGCGATATTTATGAAAATTACAGAACCATTTGGGAAAACTACCCGGAAGCTACACTCCGGTTCAATAAACATAGCTCGGGCCGGAAGCTTCGTAAAAAGATAAGATACGGAAAGAACAACTTCGGTTCTTTTTTTTCACGTAACAGGATAATCACAGTAGGAGGAGGGGTTATGGCACTGCTGTGCCTGGGACTCTATTTAGTTACAAAACGGCCCCCGGTTTATACCAACCACCGGATCGCCGGGCAAGGGCAGCGGCTTGCAGTAACACTACCGGACAGTACAAAGGTGGTTATCAATTCCGGTGGCGAGATCAGGTATCCCAATACCTTCGAGGACAGTCGGGATGTATGGTTAAGGGGGGAAGCTTTTTTTGAGGTGAAACACGATAAGACAATCCCCTTTGTCGTACACACGGATGATATGGACGTAAAAGTACTCGGGACACAGTTCAACGTGAACTGCGGCGGGCATAATACCGTGGTTTCCCTGGAAAAGGGAAAGGTTAATGTGCTCATAAAGCAAAGCAGCGACGAAATACACCTGCTCCCCAGTGAAGAACTGGTGCTCGACAGAAAATCGGGAGAAGTGATAAAACGGAACTTCGACGTACAGAAGGTCACCGCATGGAAAGATAATATGCTCCTGCTGGACGATATACCTTTCGGAGATGCAGTACATCTGATCGGCAGGTTTTACGGGGTACATTTTTCCGTAGCTCCGGAGATCAGGCAAAAGCGTATAACAGGAGCATTCAAGGATCAGGATCTGGATGAGTTTATCCGTTCCCTGGAATTTATCTCCGATGTTACCGTGGTCAGGGATACACAGAATAATTACACGATAATCCAAACCAATGAAAACTAA
- a CDS encoding RagB/SusD family nutrient uptake outer membrane protein, producing the protein MIKTAHITKFVMILALGGQLVSCSGDFLEETTYGEVAPEEMTVPENVERAIISAYSVLNGQFDGSSNAYNSPASNWSFGDVVSDDCYKGGGGTGDQNNIHQMEIFNTNPTTFDIERKWMALYEGVKRCNEAMRLLQQSETFDAGLGKQRMGELRFLRGHFYFELKKIYNRIPYIDETAATVDDYAKSNTEFSSEELWSRIEEDFRQAYEVLPDTQEEPGRPTGIAAKAYLVKCYLFQGKWQEVYDGTEEVLNSNYGLLDDFQEVFLPENDNSREVLFAVQHSVEDGQPDNYNGSIGDRLTAPGGPYYAQYGFHRPSQNLVNAFKTDNNGYPVNDNVNVTAEDFVDPRLDITVARPDIPYKDLGILYSDTWARDLATYGPYSPKKRIVSANSSYYVTTWPYVNALNYYIIRYAEVILWRAEAAVELGRLEEARALVNRIRERAANTAAVKNLEGTAEAANYNISTYTEAWTDINEARRLVRLETRLELAMEGHRFFNLVRWKIADEVMNSYLEVEKTRRTHLTNAAFTEGKNEYFPIPQKYIDGVPEGLVTQNDNY; encoded by the coding sequence ATGATAAAAACTGCACATATAACCAAGTTTGTAATGATCCTGGCCCTGGGTGGGCAACTGGTCTCCTGCTCCGGTGATTTCCTGGAAGAGACTACCTATGGTGAAGTGGCTCCGGAGGAGATGACCGTGCCCGAAAATGTGGAACGCGCCATCATATCGGCTTACAGTGTGCTTAACGGGCAGTTCGACGGGTCGAGCAATGCCTACAATTCCCCGGCTTCCAACTGGAGTTTCGGCGATGTGGTTTCCGACGACTGCTACAAGGGCGGTGGGGGTACCGGTGACCAGAACAACATCCACCAGATGGAGATATTCAATACCAACCCTACCACATTTGACATCGAAAGGAAATGGATGGCCCTTTACGAAGGGGTAAAACGTTGCAACGAAGCCATGCGGTTGTTACAGCAGTCCGAAACCTTTGATGCCGGCTTAGGGAAACAGCGCATGGGAGAACTTCGTTTTCTCCGGGGGCACTTTTATTTTGAACTGAAAAAGATCTATAACCGTATTCCGTATATTGACGAAACCGCTGCAACAGTAGACGATTATGCCAAGTCCAATACGGAATTCAGTTCCGAAGAACTGTGGAGCAGGATAGAGGAGGATTTCCGCCAGGCATACGAAGTACTCCCGGATACGCAGGAAGAGCCCGGCAGGCCGACCGGAATAGCTGCAAAAGCTTACCTGGTCAAATGCTATCTTTTCCAGGGAAAATGGCAGGAGGTTTACGACGGTACTGAAGAAGTACTGAATAGCAATTATGGCCTGCTGGATGATTTTCAGGAGGTGTTTTTGCCGGAAAATGACAATAGCAGGGAAGTCCTTTTTGCCGTACAACACTCCGTAGAGGACGGACAACCCGATAATTATAACGGAAGCATAGGTGACAGGTTAACCGCTCCGGGAGGACCTTATTATGCCCAGTATGGGTTTCACCGCCCGTCGCAGAACCTTGTCAATGCCTTTAAGACCGATAACAACGGCTACCCGGTAAACGACAATGTAAATGTTACCGCTGAGGATTTTGTAGACCCGCGTCTGGACATAACCGTGGCCCGCCCGGATATCCCCTATAAAGACCTGGGTATTTTATATTCGGACACATGGGCAAGAGACCTGGCTACCTATGGACCGTATTCCCCCAAAAAACGTATTGTTTCTGCAAATTCGTCGTATTATGTAACCACATGGCCGTATGTAAATGCACTGAATTACTATATCATCCGTTACGCCGAGGTGATTTTATGGAGGGCGGAAGCTGCGGTGGAACTGGGACGTCTGGAAGAAGCCAGGGCACTGGTCAACCGGATCCGGGAAAGAGCGGCAAATACAGCTGCGGTAAAAAATCTGGAGGGAACCGCCGAGGCGGCCAACTACAATATCTCCACGTATACGGAAGCCTGGACTGATATAAATGAAGCCCGGCGACTGGTACGGTTGGAAACACGACTGGAACTGGCCATGGAAGGGCATCGTTTTTTCAACCTGGTACGTTGGAAAATTGCGGATGAAGTGATGAACAGTTACCTGGAAGTGGAGAAAACCCGTCGTACACATCTTACCAATGCCGCTTTTACCGAAGGAAAAAATGAATACTTCCCGATCCCGCAAAAATATATTGATGGGGTACCGGAGGGACTGGTCACACAAAATGATAATTATTAA
- a CDS encoding TonB-dependent siderophore receptor, whose protein sequence is MKKIYYTLMICFLGFQQLASAQEEPVSRPADSTQTDVHYLKGVDVVGTKTLRMKKDTLSSTLKIQQPLILVPQNIISISSELLQQQGALELKDVARNTSGLYFGYNSTPFDQSITANIRGFKGFTTLNGMSRRFGFGASIDDEAIMESVEVVKGPAGFLNSSGEPGGSVNIVTKTPGRRIRDARIMLGSFNLYRAAVDIGSEVRDKGFSYRFNAAYQHKDSYLDFIRTDKFVVAPVLQYNFSPNTYILAEYNFIRGNVKNGAALNKVRNGSDKLKGPVSKNYSAAPGLPQSYARNETVRLFFRHKLNDWWQITSQSSYLAAPYETWYMTTNGSTVHYDEEGNTGRTSSLYAGGGKTWNSQLFVNGKLHTGTVEHDLLIGVDYTNSKGFIGVHRGDFSFPYNIYTYENRVDRDSVRQTTRLVKSENNTDLKSAYVYDNIRLHKKWLLSLGARYTRYKNEKRNITAAGAGDWTEFDQKALTPRAGLTFSANPSTSVFFLYDQSFVPQNGLVATETDPETNEVTASEATDPQRGNNLELGIKKNWFGSRLSTSLSGFYTVKTNVQITDMEHPGYVRQAGEVTSEGIEIDILGNVTERLSVSANYTYVHARITEDNDPEQVGKELPQAPQQIFNTWLQYTIPLKNNAKLGFSLGQITQVKRSTSETHEYIPDFTKLDAGINFTKDKYFIRLLADNFTGKRYMASGDLLFNASGNPEYYYIDGEPFNVQLSAGIRF, encoded by the coding sequence ATGAAGAAAATATATTACACATTGATGATTTGTTTTCTCGGCTTTCAGCAGCTGGCATCCGCACAGGAAGAACCCGTATCCCGCCCGGCGGACAGTACACAGACAGATGTCCATTACCTCAAAGGGGTAGATGTTGTGGGGACAAAGACATTGCGAATGAAAAAGGACACCCTTTCATCAACGTTAAAAATACAGCAACCGTTAATACTGGTGCCACAGAATATTATCAGCATATCCTCCGAACTGTTACAGCAGCAAGGAGCGCTGGAGTTAAAAGATGTAGCGCGGAACACCAGTGGTTTGTACTTCGGGTATAACAGCACGCCCTTTGACCAGTCCATTACAGCAAACATAAGAGGCTTCAAGGGATTTACCACATTGAACGGGATGTCGCGGCGCTTTGGTTTCGGAGCCTCCATAGATGACGAGGCCATTATGGAAAGCGTAGAAGTGGTAAAGGGCCCCGCTGGTTTTTTAAACTCCTCGGGTGAGCCGGGAGGCTCTGTGAACATAGTGACCAAGACCCCGGGCAGAAGAATACGCGATGCCCGTATTATGCTGGGGAGTTTCAATTTGTACAGGGCAGCGGTAGACATAGGGAGTGAAGTCAGGGATAAAGGCTTTTCTTACCGGTTTAATGCCGCTTACCAACACAAAGATTCGTACCTGGATTTTATACGAACCGATAAGTTTGTAGTGGCCCCGGTATTGCAATACAACTTTAGTCCGAATACCTATATACTGGCAGAATATAATTTTATACGGGGCAATGTGAAGAACGGGGCAGCCCTGAACAAAGTCCGTAATGGATCCGATAAATTAAAGGGGCCCGTATCCAAAAATTACAGTGCTGCTCCGGGACTGCCTCAAAGTTATGCCAGGAATGAAACGGTACGGCTCTTTTTCCGTCATAAGCTTAATGACTGGTGGCAGATCACCTCACAGAGTTCCTACCTGGCAGCACCTTATGAAACGTGGTACATGACAACGAACGGCAGTACCGTACATTATGACGAAGAAGGGAATACCGGGAGGACTTCGAGTTTATATGCCGGAGGGGGTAAAACATGGAACAGCCAGCTATTTGTAAATGGCAAGTTACATACGGGTACGGTGGAGCATGACCTGTTGATCGGGGTAGATTATACCAACAGCAAAGGTTTTATAGGAGTACATAGGGGCGATTTTAGTTTTCCCTACAATATATATACCTACGAAAACCGCGTGGATCGGGATTCCGTAAGGCAGACGACACGGCTGGTAAAGTCGGAAAACAATACCGACCTGAAGTCGGCTTATGTATATGACAATATACGTTTGCATAAAAAATGGCTATTATCCCTGGGAGCCCGGTACACCCGGTACAAGAATGAGAAGCGGAATATTACGGCAGCCGGGGCAGGGGACTGGACCGAGTTTGATCAAAAAGCCCTGACCCCCAGGGCAGGGCTTACCTTTAGTGCAAATCCCTCCACTTCCGTATTCTTTTTATACGACCAGTCCTTTGTACCCCAAAACGGGCTGGTGGCTACAGAAACAGACCCGGAAACCAATGAAGTGACCGCTTCGGAAGCAACAGATCCGCAACGGGGGAACAACCTGGAACTGGGGATTAAAAAAAACTGGTTTGGTTCTCGTTTAAGCACGTCGTTAAGTGGTTTTTATACGGTAAAGACCAATGTGCAGATCACGGATATGGAACACCCGGGGTACGTAAGACAAGCCGGGGAAGTAACCAGTGAGGGTATCGAAATAGATATACTGGGAAATGTTACGGAGCGATTATCCGTATCTGCCAATTATACCTATGTACATGCTCGCATTACAGAAGATAATGACCCCGAACAGGTAGGCAAAGAACTGCCCCAGGCGCCACAGCAGATATTCAATACCTGGCTGCAATACACCATTCCCCTTAAAAATAACGCAAAACTCGGATTCAGCCTCGGACAAATAACCCAGGTAAAGCGGAGTACTTCGGAGACGCACGAGTATATACCGGACTTTACCAAGCTGGACGCGGGGATCAATTTTACCAAAGACAAATACTTCATCCGTTTGTTGGCAGATAACTTCACCGGAAAACGGTACATGGCATCGGGAGACCTTCTCTTTAACGCTTCCGGAAACCCGGAATATTATTATATAGACGGAGAACCGTTTAATGTGCAATTATCTGCGGGAATACGTTTTTAA